Part of the Helicobacter bilis genome is shown below.
AAATAGGATTCTAACTCAAAGTGATATTGCTAAAATCACAGAGACTTATCACAAATGGCAAAAGGCACAAGAGCAGCAAAGTGGGGAATATAGCGATATTCTAGGCTTTTGTAAAAGTGTAAGCAAAGAAGAGATAGCAAATCTAGGCTATGTCCTCACACCCGGTCGCTATGTGGGCTTGGCAGAAGATGATGAAGACTTTGATTTTGAAAGAGAATCTTAAGTGAAAAGATTCTAAATAATTTAGAGATTATAGGTGGGAATGAAAATATCTCATAATACAGAATCTAATCTTGTCGTTTTGAGCCTTTGAAAAAGGCGAAAAATCTAAAATTATGAAATCTAAAAAGATTCTAAAAAAAAAAAAAGATTTTTCGCCTACGGCTCAAAATGACAACGAAAAAAAGAGAATATATTTTTTCATACTGAGCCTTTAGGCGAAGTGTCTAAAATTTATAACGGAGCGTAGTAATGAAATCTTTAGAATCTTGCACTTGTCATACAAAAGCCTTGTCCCCCTGCCATACTTATTATTCTTGTCATACCGACTCTCCTCCTTGTCATACTGAGCGTAGCGAAGTATCTTGTAACACAAAATCTAGCTTAGATTTACCTTTGGAATCTCTCTCTTTATAACCTTTTCTACAATCTCTCCATAAAGAGCAATGGCAGGAAGTAAGGCTTGGGGAAGTTGCAGAAATCACTTCAAGCAAAAGAATTTTTTATAGCGAATATGTAGAATATGGAATCCCCTTTTATAGAAGTAAAGAAATTATAGAATTTAGCAAGGGCAATAATCCACAAAATGAATTATTTATTGATGAAAATAAATACAACGATATAGCAAATAAATTTGGAGTGCCACAAGCAAATGATATTCTGCTCACTTCAGTTGGGACTTTGGGGATTCCCTATCTTGTGCCAAAGGATAAAAAGTTTTATTTTAAAGATGGTAATCTAACTTGGTTTAAAAATTTTAAAAACATTACAAGCTTATTTTTGTTTTATTGGTTTAAATCCCCACAAGGAAAAGAAAAGTTAGATTCCATTGCTATTGGTAGCACTCAACAAGCTTTAACTATCGCAGCATTAAAAGCAGTTAATATACACCTTCCGCATACAGATATTATAAGAATACTGAACGAACAATTAAATGGTATTCAAAATAAGATTGAAAACAACACAAAGCAGATTCAGAATCTCCAAGCAATGCGGGATATGTTATTAAAAGCAATATTTGCTTAGGTATTATTATGGTTTAAGGAATATAAAGGGATACTTTGCCTACGCTTTAGTCATGACAATGTCCCCACTTGTCATATCAAAAGTCTTTCCACCTTGTCATACTGAGCGTAGCGAAGTATCTCATAATACAGAATCCACAATAGAATCTAAAAAAGATTTTTCGCCTTTTTCAAAGGCTCAAAATGACAAAGGGGAGAGGACTCAAAATGACAAGAGGGAGGCGGAAGGCTCAAAATGACACGCATAGAGATTTTTCGTTTGCTACGCAAACTCAAAATGACAATGTATTTTATCATGATTAAAGTGTAGTGAAGTATTTAAGCTTAGAATTTAAATTTGTCATAACTAAGCCTTAGATGAAGTATCTGAAAATATAGAATCTAAGCTAGAGATTTTGCCTTATAGTTTGGTAACTTATTGCATTTTAAACATAGAATCTAAGCAAGTTTATTAAAGCTTTATTTCCTTTAAGATTGTAGAATACAAGCTTTTATGCTTTGTGGATAAAGGGAGTATCAAGATGGAATGTAAGATACGCACAATGCTTTTATGTTTGTTAGTTTTTGGTGTGTTTGGAATCTTGCAAGCAAATGCAAATCATAATGAAAATGCTATGGCAAAGCAAGAAGTGGCGAATGTGAATATAGATGATGATTTAGATTCTATCTTTCTTAATAGTAAAAGCATTCAGCTTGGTGATAAGCCTGTGATGATAGTCTTTGGCAAAGATGATTGCTATCATTGTAGTATTTTGAGTGCAAGTTTAATCGGTAATGATGTGATACAAGGCTATATTACGCTAAATTTCTTGCCTTACTATATCAATCTAAGCGATAAGAAAAAGCACTCTATCCCCTATCTCAATCTCTCTGGGTTAAGCTCACTTGATACCGCAAGGCTCTATAAGTTAGAATCCCTGCCTTTAATCGTGTTTGTAAGCACTGATGGTAAAGAGATTATGCGTGTAGCTGGATTCCCCGGGGAGAAAAGGATAATCCATTTATTAGAATTTATTTATAATGATATTTGGAAAAATTATAATAGCCCAAAAGAGCGTGTGGCTGGATTCTTAGAATATGAAGAGGATTTAGCAAAAGGTGCAAAATAAGATTCTATAAAATCAAGATAAGATTCTATAAAATAGGGTAGGGCGACTAAGGTCTAAAAAGCGTTAAAGGTTTATTAAATACAAAAAGGATTGTTGTGAATAAAGTTTTTAAGAAAAGTTTAAGTATAGCAATATTAGGTTTTTGCTGTGTTATGTCTGGCTGTAAAGATGGTAATATCTCAATTAGCGATGGAGAACAAAGTACAAAAGAGCTAGATACAAAGCTAGAAAATATCGATGTAGCTGGATATAAGGGACTAGAAGATATTATCAGCAATAATGTGCGTATAGAATCAGATTCTAAGCCTATT
Proteins encoded:
- a CDS encoding restriction endonuclease subunit S, with the translated sequence MFYSEYVEYGIPFYRSKEIIEFSKGNNPQNELFIDENKYNDIANKFGVPQANDILLTSVGTLGIPYLVPKDKKFYFKDGNLTWFKNFKNITSLFLFYWFKSPQGKEKLDSIAIGSTQQALTIAALKAVNIHLPHTDIIRILNEQLNGIQNKIENNTKQIQNLQAMRDMLLKAIFA
- a CDS encoding thioredoxin fold domain-containing protein gives rise to the protein MECKIRTMLLCLLVFGVFGILQANANHNENAMAKQEVANVNIDDDLDSIFLNSKSIQLGDKPVMIVFGKDDCYHCSILSASLIGNDVIQGYITLNFLPYYINLSDKKKHSIPYLNLSGLSSLDTARLYKLESLPLIVFVSTDGKEIMRVAGFPGEKRIIHLLEFIYNDIWKNYNSPKERVAGFLEYEEDLAKGAK